A genomic stretch from Candidatus Chromulinivoraceae bacterium includes:
- a CDS encoding flippase, giving the protein MKVLRLTKNRTVKNSAWIISERIVSIGLNTIVTILAARHLGAENYGIISYGASFVTLFLGVMRLGLDAIIVNELIKHKDKQGEILGTSVRLRLISGFMSIMMISILIFVLNHNSALIQAVAAAQAIMLIFQAFYILDYWFQARLESKYVSIAKVFASVFIFMYSLYLLISGRGVLWFAFSLSISSLVISFMLLYFYKKNEGQDLTFSTETARYLLGKSHHFIIANIIVSVYLQIDKIMIVNLLGNVQLGIYSAAYTICVAWGFLQEAIITSIRPSIFHAKQYSEDAYLKKLKQLYFILFWVSVFISAIISISAPLLINVLFGIEYKDAAFVTSVMVWFMPLSTLGSARNVWLVSEDNGKYTKYFLTYGVVVNVALNLLWLPSKGIAGAAVATIITEIVTLFLAPLLYKSTRRHNRIVIDAILHRL; this is encoded by the coding sequence ATGAAGGTTCTTCGACTAACGAAGAATAGAACAGTTAAAAACAGCGCATGGATTATCTCGGAGCGTATTGTTAGTATTGGCCTCAATACCATAGTCACCATCTTAGCTGCGCGACATCTTGGCGCTGAGAACTACGGAATTATTAGCTATGGAGCATCTTTCGTTACATTATTCTTGGGAGTAATGAGACTAGGGTTGGATGCGATAATCGTCAATGAATTAATAAAGCACAAAGACAAACAAGGTGAAATACTGGGTACATCCGTGAGACTTAGGCTTATTTCAGGCTTTATGTCAATCATGATGATATCAATCCTGATATTTGTACTGAATCACAACAGCGCATTAATACAAGCTGTTGCTGCAGCACAGGCGATTATGCTGATATTTCAGGCTTTCTATATACTTGACTATTGGTTTCAAGCACGGCTTGAGTCAAAATATGTTTCAATAGCAAAAGTCTTTGCCTCGGTATTTATCTTTATGTATAGTCTCTACCTCCTGATATCTGGTAGGGGCGTACTATGGTTTGCGTTTAGTCTCTCCATTAGCAGTTTAGTTATTTCGTTCATGCTGCTATATTTCTATAAAAAAAATGAAGGACAAGATCTGACATTTTCAACAGAAACTGCAAGGTATTTGCTGGGTAAGAGTCATCATTTCATTATAGCCAATATAATCGTGTCAGTTTATCTGCAGATTGATAAGATAATGATCGTTAATCTACTCGGAAATGTACAGTTGGGTATATATTCAGCAGCCTATACAATATGTGTAGCATGGGGTTTCTTGCAAGAAGCAATAATAACTTCTATACGACCCTCTATATTTCATGCCAAACAATACTCAGAGGATGCATATCTAAAGAAACTTAAACAGTTATACTTTATTCTTTTTTGGGTGAGTGTCTTTATTTCTGCGATTATATCTATATCGGCGCCTTTGTTAATCAACGTACTATTTGGCATTGAGTATAAAGATGCTGCATTCGTCACTAGTGTCATGGTCTGGTTCATGCCACTTTCTACGCTCGGCTCTGCTCGAAACGTATGGCTGGTAAGTGAAGACAATGGCAAATATACGAAATATTTCTTGACATATGGCGTGGTGGTTAATGTGGCTCTCAACCTCCTGTGGCTACCGAGTAAAGGCATAGCGGGCGCTGCTGTTGCCACTATTATTACTGAAATCGTAACGCTTTTTCTAGCTCCGTTATTATACAAATCAACGCGTCGGCACAATAGGATAGTGATTGACGCTATTTTGCATAGACTATAG
- a CDS encoding metallopeptidase family protein gives MHLSDEAFDHLISQAMDELPQKYIEGLDNVVVTYADEPTEEQKQKYHLDEHHILLGLYEGIPLTQRGNNYTFVLPDKITLFKHSILAVVHDEAGLFEQIKRTLWHEIAHYYGLNHDRIHAIQRHT, from the coding sequence ATGCATTTATCCGACGAAGCATTCGACCATCTTATCTCACAGGCAATGGATGAGCTGCCTCAAAAGTATATTGAAGGTCTCGATAACGTTGTCGTTACATATGCAGATGAGCCAACCGAAGAACAAAAACAAAAGTACCATCTCGACGAACACCATATACTGTTAGGTCTTTACGAAGGCATTCCCTTAACGCAACGTGGCAATAATTATACATTTGTGTTGCCGGATAAAATTACGTTGTTCAAACATTCTATTCTTGCCGTCGTACACGACGAGGCGGGACTTTTTGAACAAATTAAGCGAACACTGTGGCATGAAATAGCTCACTATTATGGCCTTAATCATGATCGCATCCACGCTATTCAGAGACACACGTAA
- a CDS encoding ABC transporter ATP-binding protein, whose protein sequence is MKTIESKKRFASLRAYVRFIATFKGRFIAVFSLFVISSVLLAVLPVFIGEFVATLSTQPVSKNTLYWLVGILIAISVGHDVLWRSAELFFRKLINAKGYEFENIVFQAVMSKPYPYFIDKFTGKISSYVALIGREFRDFINNLCYQYADLLVKLPIIAGIMFSVNVTTGVVFVVSIVIMFVAGRKLVGRAVSTERDLTDIGANLDGYSIDVISNFVSVKAFRRERSEFNEIVKRRKEVADASSRAFFWSIVFWGAMSLMVRWVIWPATILLNVYLFMHGQISVARITTFISTLLIFSDYIWMVIWNVSQFTIKLGRIEEAYRYLFGDSNVTTEHFNGQHQLKKHDMLVFDKSLSFKNLTFSYPDKPEREILSSIDLTIKKNEKVGIVGASGSGKTTLIKLLLGYYELPTEMVEIDGQPVDNRQLVDLIAYVPQDTPLFHRSIRENIAYGSDKDATQEEIERAASRAHAHEFITQTSGGYEALVGERGIKLSMGQRQRVAIARAFLDDKPLLILDEATSALDSESEVLVQEALERLWNDRTVIAIAHRLSTLRHMDRIIVMDGGRLIEQGTHKQLLERKGRYYRLWQHQSGNVLVEEETD, encoded by the coding sequence ATGAAAACAATTGAATCCAAGAAGCGTTTTGCTTCGCTACGGGCATATGTCCGTTTTATAGCTACATTTAAGGGCCGCTTCATTGCGGTTTTTAGCCTTTTCGTCATTTCAAGTGTATTACTTGCCGTCTTGCCAGTATTTATTGGTGAGTTTGTTGCAACATTGAGTACTCAGCCAGTCTCAAAAAATACGTTATATTGGCTGGTTGGTATTCTGATTGCTATCAGTGTTGGCCATGACGTGCTTTGGCGCAGTGCGGAGCTGTTTTTCCGTAAGCTTATCAACGCAAAAGGCTATGAGTTTGAGAATATCGTTTTCCAGGCTGTTATGAGCAAGCCGTATCCTTATTTTATTGATAAATTTACCGGTAAAATAAGTAGCTATGTTGCACTAATAGGGCGTGAGTTCAGGGATTTTATTAATAATCTTTGCTACCAGTATGCTGATTTGCTCGTAAAACTGCCGATTATTGCGGGTATTATGTTTAGTGTTAATGTGACTACGGGTGTAGTCTTTGTGGTCTCGATTGTCATAATGTTTGTTGCGGGTCGCAAACTTGTTGGTCGTGCGGTAAGTACTGAACGTGATCTTACAGACATTGGTGCAAACCTTGATGGGTATTCCATTGATGTTATTAGCAACTTTGTAAGTGTTAAGGCATTTCGTCGCGAGCGATCGGAGTTTAACGAAATCGTAAAGCGGCGTAAGGAAGTGGCCGATGCGTCAAGCCGAGCATTTTTTTGGAGTATCGTCTTCTGGGGTGCAATGAGCCTTATGGTGCGATGGGTTATATGGCCGGCAACGATCTTACTTAATGTCTATCTGTTCATGCATGGACAAATAAGTGTTGCACGGATAACGACATTTATTTCGACGTTACTGATTTTCTCTGACTATATTTGGATGGTCATCTGGAACGTGTCACAGTTTACGATAAAACTCGGACGCATAGAAGAGGCTTATCGGTACCTATTTGGTGATAGTAACGTAACGACAGAGCATTTTAACGGGCAACACCAGTTAAAAAAACACGATATGCTCGTGTTTGATAAAAGCTTGAGTTTTAAAAATCTGACGTTTTCATACCCGGACAAACCGGAGCGTGAGATTTTGAGTTCGATTGATCTGACGATTAAGAAAAATGAGAAGGTTGGTATTGTAGGTGCAAGTGGAAGTGGCAAGACGACTCTTATTAAATTACTACTTGGCTATTACGAATTACCTACTGAAATGGTTGAGATCGATGGCCAGCCTGTCGACAATCGACAATTAGTTGATTTGATCGCCTATGTACCACAGGATACGCCACTGTTTCATCGCTCGATTCGCGAAAATATCGCGTATGGTTCAGATAAAGACGCAACTCAAGAGGAAATTGAACGGGCAGCAAGCCGAGCTCATGCCCATGAGTTTATAACTCAGACCTCTGGTGGCTACGAGGCTCTTGTTGGTGAACGCGGCATTAAGCTCTCGATGGGCCAGCGCCAACGTGTCGCTATTGCGCGGGCATTTCTCGACGACAAGCCGCTCCTTATTTTAGATGAGGCAACCAGCGCGCTTGATAGCGAGTCCGAAGTGCTTGTGCAGGAAGCGTTAGAACGTCTTTGGAACGACAGAACGGTCATTGCAATCGCCCACCGCCTATCAACTCTGCGCCATATGGATAGGATTATTGTTATGGACGGAGGTCGACTCATTGAACAGGGAACACATAAACAGCTCCTTGAGAGAAAAGGCCGCTACTATCGTCTATGGCAGCACCAGAGCGGAAATGTGTTGGTAGAAGAAGAAACCGATTAA
- the rplU gene encoding 50S ribosomal protein L21, with protein sequence MTKAVVKIGGKQFIVAEKETLLVDLLQEGTKELTLDALLVIDGDTTTVGAPAVKGVKVTAKVVEELVKGDKVRAIRYKAKKRVHKEMGHRQKYSKIEIVSIK encoded by the coding sequence ATGACAAAAGCAGTCGTTAAGATCGGTGGCAAACAGTTTATTGTTGCCGAAAAAGAGACCCTACTGGTGGACCTCCTCCAGGAAGGCACTAAAGAGCTCACCTTAGACGCACTGTTGGTTATTGACGGAGATACAACCACCGTCGGCGCACCAGCGGTAAAGGGTGTAAAAGTAACCGCCAAGGTAGTTGAAGAACTAGTAAAGGGCGATAAAGTCCGTGCCATTCGCTACAAGGCAAAAAAGCGTGTTCACAAAGAAATGGGACACCGCCAAAAATACTCAAAGATCGAAATCGTTTCTATTAAATAG
- a CDS encoding sugar phosphate nucleotidyltransferase: protein MKISKAVIPVAGWGTRRLPITKAIEKCMLPIGNRPLVDYVVQDCIAAGITDIYFVVSEWMTQLQAYYSDNGVLDAYLIGNGKEGMLSLVRPPQNVSFHFIVQNTNGKYGTAIPVSLVMPKLEVGESVVVLMGDDFIYNADGSSEVRRLLDATPEGGNAMLGVNVPRGAVSHYGVLDLNERHEFVRIVEKPRPEDAPSTLINVSKYVLNYDVMKAITSYSAVPISGEYYITEPINQYVATGGSVVVVPAHGQYLDGGSVEGWLHANNIVHGTSAAQ, encoded by the coding sequence ATGAAGATTTCAAAAGCCGTTATTCCAGTTGCAGGATGGGGCACACGCCGCCTACCGATTACCAAAGCAATTGAAAAATGTATGTTGCCAATCGGAAACCGTCCGCTTGTTGATTATGTGGTGCAAGATTGCATTGCCGCGGGTATCACTGATATCTACTTTGTGGTAAGTGAGTGGATGACGCAGTTACAAGCGTACTACAGCGATAACGGTGTGCTGGATGCGTATCTTATCGGCAACGGCAAAGAGGGGATGCTGTCACTTGTACGACCACCGCAGAATGTATCATTCCATTTTATTGTGCAAAATACCAACGGCAAATACGGTACCGCTATCCCGGTCAGTCTGGTTATGCCCAAACTCGAGGTAGGTGAGTCTGTCGTAGTACTGATGGGCGATGATTTTATATATAATGCCGATGGAAGTAGTGAAGTGCGCCGTTTGCTTGATGCAACACCAGAAGGTGGAAACGCCATGCTCGGAGTGAATGTTCCACGTGGTGCAGTGAGCCACTACGGTGTGCTTGACCTTAACGAGCGTCATGAGTTTGTTCGGATTGTCGAAAAGCCACGACCAGAGGATGCACCAAGCACGCTCATTAACGTCAGTAAGTACGTGTTGAACTACGATGTTATGAAGGCAATCACGAGTTATTCGGCAGTACCGATTTCAGGTGAATATTATATTACTGAACCAATTAACCAATACGTTGCTACTGGCGGAAGCGTGGTGGTTGTTCCGGCGCATGGTCAATATCTTGATGGCGGAAGTGTTGAGGGTTGGTTACATGCCAATAATATCGTACACGGAACGTCAGCAGCTCAGTAA
- a CDS encoding glycosyltransferase family 2 protein: MVSIIIPVRNHEKYVARCVKSIQSQTYTNLDIIIVLNDSSDQSRAICKKLESTDSRIRIMDIKEAGVSRARNVGIELALGDYIVFVDADDFVHSFLIQRLYTEANKNEADIVVANYEKYAIDALGREHNSKLMNRRVSANLYAKGMLLGSQGYDGYIWSKMYRSKVLSKTRFDERLSFSEDTDFLLRLLRQDLQVFISQFVGYFYSQDTSGITKDSSGKQRLESLALSETFIREAVNDGVRAAAQCYYWRNAYYILSQNNISSGDQNRVWNAMRRYRTVVIMDISSPIKYRLIALLSLIGKGIFIRIMSRLASGN; the protein is encoded by the coding sequence ATGGTCAGCATAATTATACCGGTGAGAAACCACGAGAAATATGTTGCTAGATGTGTGAAATCGATACAATCACAGACATATACTAACTTAGACATAATAATAGTACTTAACGACTCGTCTGATCAATCCAGGGCGATATGTAAAAAACTTGAATCCACGGACTCCAGAATAAGAATTATGGATATCAAAGAAGCTGGTGTTTCAAGAGCCCGTAATGTAGGTATTGAATTAGCGCTAGGAGACTACATAGTATTTGTCGATGCTGATGATTTCGTACACAGTTTCCTAATCCAGCGCCTATATACAGAAGCGAATAAAAATGAAGCTGACATTGTTGTAGCTAACTATGAAAAGTATGCTATCGATGCGTTGGGAAGGGAACATAATAGCAAACTTATGAACCGTAGAGTGTCAGCCAACCTTTATGCAAAAGGTATGCTGCTCGGAAGCCAAGGTTATGATGGATATATTTGGAGTAAAATGTACCGCTCTAAAGTTTTGTCGAAGACTAGATTCGATGAGAGATTGTCATTCTCAGAAGATACTGACTTTCTCCTTAGGCTATTGCGGCAGGATTTGCAGGTCTTTATTAGTCAATTTGTGGGCTATTTCTACAGTCAAGATACTAGTGGGATAACAAAAGACTCCTCAGGAAAGCAAAGGTTGGAGTCGCTTGCACTATCTGAAACATTTATCAGGGAGGCGGTCAATGATGGAGTTCGCGCTGCTGCACAGTGCTACTATTGGCGTAATGCCTATTACATATTGTCGCAAAACAATATCTCATCCGGAGATCAGAATAGGGTGTGGAATGCAATGAGGAGGTATCGCACGGTTGTCATTATGGATATTTCCTCACCAATAAAATATCGGCTGATCGCATTGTTATCTCTAATCGGCAAGGGTATTTTCATACGCATAATGTCAAGACTGGCGAGTGGTAATTAA
- a CDS encoding CAP domain-containing protein, producing MKTKKKNTQVTRLQKWLRHHLKMALVPHGANQYRPHLIRRHSLLLVAVLVFIMQVSLSFSANGTVLGAQQPITPNDLLSETNQQRSSNNLQSLKLSDALSRAAFMKAQDMFKQQYWAHTAPDGKTPWYWFNEVGYNYAYAGENLAKDFSTAGAVTTAWMASPDHRANILDAHYTEMGIATVDGSLEGRPTTLVVVLYGEPVATLAAASAQPSLKASTSGSISIMTRVAMMAESLTPAAVMVLIVLTIMAGVALLTQASRNKLPKMFRTTWYRHHGAYKFVSIISLAVVFISLYSGGQI from the coding sequence GTGAAGACAAAGAAGAAAAACACACAAGTCACGCGGCTTCAAAAATGGCTCCGGCACCATCTTAAAATGGCGCTCGTACCACATGGAGCCAATCAATATAGACCGCATCTCATTCGCCGTCACAGTTTATTACTCGTGGCGGTTCTTGTTTTTATTATGCAGGTTAGCTTGAGTTTTTCAGCCAACGGTACAGTTCTTGGCGCGCAACAACCAATTACACCGAACGATCTTTTAAGTGAAACAAATCAGCAACGCTCGAGTAACAATCTTCAGTCACTAAAGCTAAGCGACGCGCTGTCTAGAGCGGCATTCATGAAGGCACAGGACATGTTCAAGCAGCAGTACTGGGCGCATACCGCGCCGGACGGTAAAACACCATGGTATTGGTTTAATGAAGTAGGTTACAACTATGCCTATGCGGGTGAAAATTTGGCTAAAGATTTTTCTACGGCTGGCGCAGTGACAACTGCCTGGATGGCTTCGCCAGATCATCGGGCTAACATCTTAGACGCACACTATACCGAGATGGGGATTGCAACTGTAGATGGTTCACTTGAAGGTCGACCAACAACACTTGTTGTGGTGCTTTATGGAGAGCCAGTTGCAACGCTTGCCGCAGCTTCTGCTCAACCGTCACTAAAGGCCTCAACCAGTGGTTCGATTAGTATTATGACCCGAGTTGCCATGATGGCAGAATCACTTACGCCTGCTGCAGTCATGGTTTTGATAGTTTTGACGATCATGGCTGGTGTGGCGTTGTTGACACAAGCTAGTCGTAATAAATTACCAAAGATGTTCCGCACAACATGGTATCGTCACCACGGTGCATACAAGTTCGTTAGTATCATTTCGCTTGCTGTTGTGTTTATAAGTTTGTACAGCGGCGGCCAGATCTAG
- a CDS encoding ParA family protein — protein MTTVISVTNQKGGVGKTTSAVNIAYYLAKQGKKTLLIDFDPQGNATSGLGINKQSLEATMSDVILETTQLVDIIIATDHKNLYLAPTTPQLANTEVELAQANRRFTRLKNAIGTLPQSYDFILIDSPPSLSLLTVNGLIAAQYVLLPVQAEFYALEGLGQLLETMKLVRKSMNPTLDLIGVLPTMVDGRTTLSGQVHEEIKKHFPGKVFKTTIPRNIRLAEAPSHGLPVGAYDKFSKGARAYKAVTKELIERAS, from the coding sequence GTGACGACAGTCATTTCGGTAACCAATCAAAAAGGTGGTGTAGGCAAGACGACCAGTGCGGTCAATATTGCATACTATTTGGCAAAGCAGGGTAAGAAGACACTGTTGATTGATTTTGATCCCCAGGGAAACGCTACGAGCGGCCTAGGGATCAATAAGCAGTCGCTTGAGGCTACTATGAGCGATGTTATTTTAGAGACAACGCAGTTGGTTGATATTATCATAGCGACCGATCATAAAAACCTGTATCTTGCACCAACTACGCCGCAACTTGCAAATACAGAAGTAGAGCTGGCTCAGGCAAATCGTCGTTTTACACGGCTTAAAAACGCGATCGGAACTTTACCGCAGAGCTATGATTTTATTTTGATCGACAGTCCACCGAGCCTTAGCTTGTTAACTGTGAACGGGCTGATTGCAGCACAGTATGTGCTTCTCCCCGTACAGGCAGAGTTCTATGCACTTGAAGGACTCGGACAGTTACTTGAGACAATGAAACTCGTACGAAAGAGTATGAACCCTACGCTCGATCTCATCGGTGTTTTGCCAACAATGGTAGATGGCCGTACGACTCTTAGCGGTCAGGTGCACGAGGAGATTAAAAAGCACTTTCCTGGCAAAGTATTTAAGACGACAATTCCACGTAACATCCGTCTTGCAGAGGCTCCAAGCCACGGCTTGCCGGTGGGCGCATACGATAAGTTCTCTAAGGGCGCGAGGGCCTACAAGGCAGTTACCAAAGAACTTATAGAGCGGGCTAGTTAG
- a CDS encoding LCP family protein — protein sequence MNKKINIRAITTRLAILKNRRVLQRLIGAVLAISYGLAEYSIIRTGLVPTKYLLISGFITVIAVALLELVLVWRKMSLRRGIVYMVLAGLFIIINVGISFLGFTTSNFLDRIQVGRGTSQSALPELDETKPFSIYISGIDTYGGIDTVSRSDVNILAVVNPKLHKILLVNTPRDYYVQLHGTTGLRDKLTHSGLYGIDMSVKTMEDLYATPIDYYLRINFTSLVNIIDVLGGVDVDSAYNFKVGSDNFVIGSNHLDGKKALEFTRDRYSFEEGDRTRGENQQRVIEAIISKMSGSSLLLHYPDILGSLQNSFQTNMSSSDMARLIRYQLDSMAKWQVRSTSVNGSDSHNYTYSMPTTMLYVMEPDMTSVVAARTEIQQYKSQ from the coding sequence ATGAATAAAAAGATAAATATACGAGCGATCACGACGCGTCTCGCCATTTTAAAGAACAGGCGTGTGTTGCAGCGTCTCATCGGGGCGGTCCTAGCTATTAGCTATGGCCTTGCTGAGTATTCTATTATTCGGACGGGTTTAGTGCCTACCAAGTACTTACTTATAAGTGGGTTCATTACTGTAATCGCAGTTGCCTTACTTGAGCTAGTACTAGTATGGAGAAAGATGAGTCTTCGTAGGGGTATTGTTTATATGGTGCTAGCTGGACTGTTTATTATTATAAATGTAGGTATTTCTTTCCTTGGCTTTACCACATCTAACTTCTTGGATAGAATTCAAGTTGGTAGAGGAACGAGCCAGAGTGCATTACCGGAACTTGACGAGACAAAACCGTTTTCTATCTACATTAGTGGTATCGATACGTATGGTGGAATTGATACTGTATCAAGAAGTGACGTTAATATACTGGCGGTGGTGAATCCGAAATTACATAAAATCTTACTAGTAAATACCCCCAGGGATTATTACGTTCAGTTGCATGGTACAACTGGTCTTCGGGATAAGTTAACGCATAGTGGTCTGTACGGTATAGATATGTCGGTGAAAACTATGGAGGATCTATATGCGACGCCGATTGACTATTATTTAAGAATCAACTTTACGTCGCTAGTTAACATAATCGATGTACTGGGTGGGGTCGATGTTGACTCGGCATATAATTTTAAGGTTGGTAGTGACAATTTTGTTATTGGCAGCAATCATTTGGACGGAAAGAAGGCTCTAGAATTCACTCGCGATAGATACTCATTTGAAGAAGGTGACCGAACTCGTGGTGAAAACCAGCAAAGAGTCATCGAAGCCATTATATCAAAAATGAGTGGCTCGAGCTTACTGCTCCATTATCCAGACATACTAGGATCTCTTCAGAATAGTTTCCAGACTAATATGAGTTCTAGTGACATGGCTAGGCTGATTAGATACCAACTAGATAGTATGGCAAAGTGGCAGGTCAGATCTACGAGCGTCAATGGATCAGACAGCCATAATTACACGTACAGTATGCCAACTACCATGCTGTATGTCATGGAGCCCGACATGACCTCAGTAGTAGCCGCCAGAACTGAGATACAACAGTACAAATCGCAATAA
- a CDS encoding VanZ family protein, whose amino-acid sequence MKNKLKLRYKYLLLVAWMLVIFSFSSEVRSVSHARSEAIVSVVTHTFHVKASNDLVNFITRKSAHTFLYLILGILMFNVVKEYNKSGNGERAGDLRLAVLLSILLCMAYANSDEFHQIFTPGRGSLVSDVVIDTIASSVGVGGYLLVATRYGKGQDNE is encoded by the coding sequence ATGAAGAACAAATTGAAACTAAGATATAAATACCTACTACTCGTTGCATGGATGCTCGTAATATTCTCATTTTCTAGCGAAGTGAGGAGCGTATCACATGCTCGAAGCGAAGCTATTGTGAGTGTAGTGACACATACATTTCACGTCAAGGCGAGTAATGATTTAGTAAACTTTATTACTCGTAAGTCTGCGCACACGTTCTTATATCTCATACTCGGAATACTAATGTTTAATGTAGTGAAGGAGTATAACAAGAGCGGTAATGGAGAGCGGGCAGGGGATTTGAGATTAGCTGTGTTATTAAGTATTCTGCTGTGCATGGCATATGCGAATAGCGACGAATTTCATCAGATATTTACTCCTGGAAGAGGAAGCTTGGTAAGTGACGTGGTAATTGATACGATTGCTAGCAGCGTCGGAGTCGGCGGTTATTTGCTTGTTGCCACACGATACGGAAAGGGACAGGATAATGAATAA